A single region of the Balaenoptera ricei isolate mBalRic1 chromosome 12, mBalRic1.hap2, whole genome shotgun sequence genome encodes:
- the VGLL2 gene encoding transcription cofactor vestigial-like protein 2 isoform X2, protein MIKHLTVSAAGSHELSGCYVPSLRSSPALLRSRLHPLPPGSVGLQISSEPGAGAGRCEQSSRRENQNLVPKKLAYYSKMQEAQECNASPSNSSGSGSSFSSQTPASIKEEEGSPEKERPPEAEYINSRCVLFTYFQGDISSVVDEHFSRALSQPSSYSPSCTSSKAPRSSGPWRDGSFPMSQRSFPASFWNSAYQTPVPAPLGSPLAAAHSELPFAAADPYSPAALHGHLHQGAAEPWHHAHPHHGHPHHPYALGGALGAQAAAYPRPAAVHEVYAPHFDPRYGPLLMPAASGRPARLAPAPAPAPGSPPCELSAKGEPAGATWAAPGGPFASPTGDVAGGLGLSVDSARRYSLCGASLLS, encoded by the exons ATGATAAAACACTTAACCGTCTCCGCTGCGGGAAGCCATGAGCTGTCTGGATGTTATGTACCAAGTCTACGGTCCTCCCCAGCCTTACTTCGCAGCCGCCTACACCCCTTACCACCAG GGTCTGTCGGACTCCAGATTTCTTCCGAGCCCGGTGCTGGCGCGGGAAGATGCGAGCAAAGCTCACGCAGGGAAAACCAAAATTTGGTCCCAAAG AAACTAGCCTATTACTCCAAAATGCAGGAAGCCCAGGAGTGCAACGCCAGCCCCAGCAACAGCAGCGGCAGTGGCAGCTCCTTCTCCAGCCAAACTCCGGCTagtataaaagaagaagaaggcagCCCGGAGAAAGAGCGCCCACCAGAGGCGGAGTACATCAACTCCCGCTGCGTCCTTTTCACCTATTTCCAGGGAGACATCAGCTCTGTGGTGGACGAGCACTTCAGCCGGGCCCTGAGCCAGCCTAGCAGCTATTCCCCAAGCTGTACAAGCAGCAAAGCCCCGCGGAGCTCTGGGCCCTGGCGGG ACGGCTCCTTCCCGATGAGCCAGCGCAGCTTCCCCGCCTCCTTCTGGAACAGCGCTTACCAGACGCCGGTGCCCGCGCCGCTGGGCAGCCCTCTGGCCGCCGCTCACTCGGAGCTGCCCTTCGCCGCTGCCGACCCCTACTCGCCGGCCGCGCTGCACGGCCACCTGCACCAGGGCGCGGCAGAGCCCTGGCACCACGCGCATCCCCACCACGGGCATCCGCACCACCCCTACGCGCTGGGCGGCGCCCTCGGCGCCCAGGCCGCCGCCTACCCGCGGCCCGCCGCCGTGCACGAGGTCTACGCGCCGCACTTCGACCCGCGCTACGGGCCGCTGCTGATGCCCGCCGCCTCGGGGCGCCCGGCCCGCCTCGCTCCCGCGCCGGCCCCCGCGCCAGGCAGCCCGCCCTGTGAGCTCTCGGCCAAGGGCGAGCCGGCCGGCGCCACGTGGGCCGCGCCCGGGGGACCTTTCGCGAGCCCCACGGGGGACGTGGCCGGGGGTCTGGGCCTCAGCGTGGACTCAG
- the VGLL2 gene encoding transcription cofactor vestigial-like protein 2 isoform X3: MIKHLTVSAAGSHELSGCYVPSLRSSPALLRSRLHPLPPGSVGLQISSEPGAGAGRCEQSSRRENQNLVPKEAQECNASPSNSSGSGSSFSSQTPASIKEEEGSPEKERPPEAEYINSRCVLFTYFQGDISSVVDEHFSRALSQPSSYSPSCTSSKAPRSSGPWRDGSFPMSQRSFPASFWNSAYQTPVPAPLGSPLAAAHSELPFAAADPYSPAALHGHLHQGAAEPWHHAHPHHGHPHHPYALGGALGAQAAAYPRPAAVHEVYAPHFDPRYGPLLMPAASGRPARLAPAPAPAPGSPPCELSAKGEPAGATWAAPGGPFASPTGDVAGGLGLSVDSGLQPQDKSKDLYWF, translated from the exons ATGATAAAACACTTAACCGTCTCCGCTGCGGGAAGCCATGAGCTGTCTGGATGTTATGTACCAAGTCTACGGTCCTCCCCAGCCTTACTTCGCAGCCGCCTACACCCCTTACCACCAG GGTCTGTCGGACTCCAGATTTCTTCCGAGCCCGGTGCTGGCGCGGGAAGATGCGAGCAAAGCTCACGCAGGGAAAACCAAAATTTGGTCCCAAAG GAAGCCCAGGAGTGCAACGCCAGCCCCAGCAACAGCAGCGGCAGTGGCAGCTCCTTCTCCAGCCAAACTCCGGCTagtataaaagaagaagaaggcagCCCGGAGAAAGAGCGCCCACCAGAGGCGGAGTACATCAACTCCCGCTGCGTCCTTTTCACCTATTTCCAGGGAGACATCAGCTCTGTGGTGGACGAGCACTTCAGCCGGGCCCTGAGCCAGCCTAGCAGCTATTCCCCAAGCTGTACAAGCAGCAAAGCCCCGCGGAGCTCTGGGCCCTGGCGGG ACGGCTCCTTCCCGATGAGCCAGCGCAGCTTCCCCGCCTCCTTCTGGAACAGCGCTTACCAGACGCCGGTGCCCGCGCCGCTGGGCAGCCCTCTGGCCGCCGCTCACTCGGAGCTGCCCTTCGCCGCTGCCGACCCCTACTCGCCGGCCGCGCTGCACGGCCACCTGCACCAGGGCGCGGCAGAGCCCTGGCACCACGCGCATCCCCACCACGGGCATCCGCACCACCCCTACGCGCTGGGCGGCGCCCTCGGCGCCCAGGCCGCCGCCTACCCGCGGCCCGCCGCCGTGCACGAGGTCTACGCGCCGCACTTCGACCCGCGCTACGGGCCGCTGCTGATGCCCGCCGCCTCGGGGCGCCCGGCCCGCCTCGCTCCCGCGCCGGCCCCCGCGCCAGGCAGCCCGCCCTGTGAGCTCTCGGCCAAGGGCGAGCCGGCCGGCGCCACGTGGGCCGCGCCCGGGGGACCTTTCGCGAGCCCCACGGGGGACGTGGCCGGGGGTCTGGGCCTCAGCGTGGACTCAG
- the VGLL2 gene encoding transcription cofactor vestigial-like protein 2 isoform X7 produces MIKHLTVSAAGSHELSGCYVPSLRSSPALLRSRLHPLPPGSVGLQISSEPGAGAGRCEQSSRRENQNLVPKGDISSVVDEHFSRALSQPSSYSPSCTSSKAPRSSGPWRDGSFPMSQRSFPASFWNSAYQTPVPAPLGSPLAAAHSELPFAAADPYSPAALHGHLHQGAAEPWHHAHPHHGHPHHPYALGGALGAQAAAYPRPAAVHEVYAPHFDPRYGPLLMPAASGRPARLAPAPAPAPGSPPCELSAKGEPAGATWAAPGGPFASPTGDVAGGLGLSVDSGLQPQDKSKDLYWF; encoded by the exons ATGATAAAACACTTAACCGTCTCCGCTGCGGGAAGCCATGAGCTGTCTGGATGTTATGTACCAAGTCTACGGTCCTCCCCAGCCTTACTTCGCAGCCGCCTACACCCCTTACCACCAG GGTCTGTCGGACTCCAGATTTCTTCCGAGCCCGGTGCTGGCGCGGGAAGATGCGAGCAAAGCTCACGCAGGGAAAACCAAAATTTGGTCCCAAAG GGAGACATCAGCTCTGTGGTGGACGAGCACTTCAGCCGGGCCCTGAGCCAGCCTAGCAGCTATTCCCCAAGCTGTACAAGCAGCAAAGCCCCGCGGAGCTCTGGGCCCTGGCGGG ACGGCTCCTTCCCGATGAGCCAGCGCAGCTTCCCCGCCTCCTTCTGGAACAGCGCTTACCAGACGCCGGTGCCCGCGCCGCTGGGCAGCCCTCTGGCCGCCGCTCACTCGGAGCTGCCCTTCGCCGCTGCCGACCCCTACTCGCCGGCCGCGCTGCACGGCCACCTGCACCAGGGCGCGGCAGAGCCCTGGCACCACGCGCATCCCCACCACGGGCATCCGCACCACCCCTACGCGCTGGGCGGCGCCCTCGGCGCCCAGGCCGCCGCCTACCCGCGGCCCGCCGCCGTGCACGAGGTCTACGCGCCGCACTTCGACCCGCGCTACGGGCCGCTGCTGATGCCCGCCGCCTCGGGGCGCCCGGCCCGCCTCGCTCCCGCGCCGGCCCCCGCGCCAGGCAGCCCGCCCTGTGAGCTCTCGGCCAAGGGCGAGCCGGCCGGCGCCACGTGGGCCGCGCCCGGGGGACCTTTCGCGAGCCCCACGGGGGACGTGGCCGGGGGTCTGGGCCTCAGCGTGGACTCAG
- the VGLL2 gene encoding transcription cofactor vestigial-like protein 2 isoform X6 encodes MSCLDVMYQVYGPPQPYFAAAYTPYHQEAQECNASPSNSSGSGSSFSSQTPASIKEEEGSPEKERPPEAEYINSRCVLFTYFQGDISSVVDEHFSRALSQPSSYSPSCTSSKAPRSSGPWRDGSFPMSQRSFPASFWNSAYQTPVPAPLGSPLAAAHSELPFAAADPYSPAALHGHLHQGAAEPWHHAHPHHGHPHHPYALGGALGAQAAAYPRPAAVHEVYAPHFDPRYGPLLMPAASGRPARLAPAPAPAPGSPPCELSAKGEPAGATWAAPGGPFASPTGDVAGGLGLSVDSGLQPQDKSKDLYWF; translated from the exons ATGAGCTGTCTGGATGTTATGTACCAAGTCTACGGTCCTCCCCAGCCTTACTTCGCAGCCGCCTACACCCCTTACCACCAG GAAGCCCAGGAGTGCAACGCCAGCCCCAGCAACAGCAGCGGCAGTGGCAGCTCCTTCTCCAGCCAAACTCCGGCTagtataaaagaagaagaaggcagCCCGGAGAAAGAGCGCCCACCAGAGGCGGAGTACATCAACTCCCGCTGCGTCCTTTTCACCTATTTCCAGGGAGACATCAGCTCTGTGGTGGACGAGCACTTCAGCCGGGCCCTGAGCCAGCCTAGCAGCTATTCCCCAAGCTGTACAAGCAGCAAAGCCCCGCGGAGCTCTGGGCCCTGGCGGG ACGGCTCCTTCCCGATGAGCCAGCGCAGCTTCCCCGCCTCCTTCTGGAACAGCGCTTACCAGACGCCGGTGCCCGCGCCGCTGGGCAGCCCTCTGGCCGCCGCTCACTCGGAGCTGCCCTTCGCCGCTGCCGACCCCTACTCGCCGGCCGCGCTGCACGGCCACCTGCACCAGGGCGCGGCAGAGCCCTGGCACCACGCGCATCCCCACCACGGGCATCCGCACCACCCCTACGCGCTGGGCGGCGCCCTCGGCGCCCAGGCCGCCGCCTACCCGCGGCCCGCCGCCGTGCACGAGGTCTACGCGCCGCACTTCGACCCGCGCTACGGGCCGCTGCTGATGCCCGCCGCCTCGGGGCGCCCGGCCCGCCTCGCTCCCGCGCCGGCCCCCGCGCCAGGCAGCCCGCCCTGTGAGCTCTCGGCCAAGGGCGAGCCGGCCGGCGCCACGTGGGCCGCGCCCGGGGGACCTTTCGCGAGCCCCACGGGGGACGTGGCCGGGGGTCTGGGCCTCAGCGTGGACTCAG
- the VGLL2 gene encoding transcription cofactor vestigial-like protein 2 isoform X1, giving the protein MIKHLTVSAAGSHELSGCYVPSLRSSPALLRSRLHPLPPGSVGLQISSEPGAGAGRCEQSSRRENQNLVPKKLAYYSKMQEAQECNASPSNSSGSGSSFSSQTPASIKEEEGSPEKERPPEAEYINSRCVLFTYFQGDISSVVDEHFSRALSQPSSYSPSCTSSKAPRSSGPWRDGSFPMSQRSFPASFWNSAYQTPVPAPLGSPLAAAHSELPFAAADPYSPAALHGHLHQGAAEPWHHAHPHHGHPHHPYALGGALGAQAAAYPRPAAVHEVYAPHFDPRYGPLLMPAASGRPARLAPAPAPAPGSPPCELSAKGEPAGATWAAPGGPFASPTGDVAGGLGLSVDSGLQPQDKSKDLYWF; this is encoded by the exons ATGATAAAACACTTAACCGTCTCCGCTGCGGGAAGCCATGAGCTGTCTGGATGTTATGTACCAAGTCTACGGTCCTCCCCAGCCTTACTTCGCAGCCGCCTACACCCCTTACCACCAG GGTCTGTCGGACTCCAGATTTCTTCCGAGCCCGGTGCTGGCGCGGGAAGATGCGAGCAAAGCTCACGCAGGGAAAACCAAAATTTGGTCCCAAAG AAACTAGCCTATTACTCCAAAATGCAGGAAGCCCAGGAGTGCAACGCCAGCCCCAGCAACAGCAGCGGCAGTGGCAGCTCCTTCTCCAGCCAAACTCCGGCTagtataaaagaagaagaaggcagCCCGGAGAAAGAGCGCCCACCAGAGGCGGAGTACATCAACTCCCGCTGCGTCCTTTTCACCTATTTCCAGGGAGACATCAGCTCTGTGGTGGACGAGCACTTCAGCCGGGCCCTGAGCCAGCCTAGCAGCTATTCCCCAAGCTGTACAAGCAGCAAAGCCCCGCGGAGCTCTGGGCCCTGGCGGG ACGGCTCCTTCCCGATGAGCCAGCGCAGCTTCCCCGCCTCCTTCTGGAACAGCGCTTACCAGACGCCGGTGCCCGCGCCGCTGGGCAGCCCTCTGGCCGCCGCTCACTCGGAGCTGCCCTTCGCCGCTGCCGACCCCTACTCGCCGGCCGCGCTGCACGGCCACCTGCACCAGGGCGCGGCAGAGCCCTGGCACCACGCGCATCCCCACCACGGGCATCCGCACCACCCCTACGCGCTGGGCGGCGCCCTCGGCGCCCAGGCCGCCGCCTACCCGCGGCCCGCCGCCGTGCACGAGGTCTACGCGCCGCACTTCGACCCGCGCTACGGGCCGCTGCTGATGCCCGCCGCCTCGGGGCGCCCGGCCCGCCTCGCTCCCGCGCCGGCCCCCGCGCCAGGCAGCCCGCCCTGTGAGCTCTCGGCCAAGGGCGAGCCGGCCGGCGCCACGTGGGCCGCGCCCGGGGGACCTTTCGCGAGCCCCACGGGGGACGTGGCCGGGGGTCTGGGCCTCAGCGTGGACTCAG
- the VGLL2 gene encoding transcription cofactor vestigial-like protein 2 isoform X8, with protein MSCLDVMYQVYGPPQPYFAAAYTPYHQKLAYYSKMQEAQECNASPSNSSGSGSSFSSQTPASIKEEEGSPEKERPPEAEYINSRCVLFTYFQGDISSVVDEHFSRALSQPSSYSPSCTSSKAPRSSGPWRARRYSLCGASLLS; from the exons ATGAGCTGTCTGGATGTTATGTACCAAGTCTACGGTCCTCCCCAGCCTTACTTCGCAGCCGCCTACACCCCTTACCACCAG AAACTAGCCTATTACTCCAAAATGCAGGAAGCCCAGGAGTGCAACGCCAGCCCCAGCAACAGCAGCGGCAGTGGCAGCTCCTTCTCCAGCCAAACTCCGGCTagtataaaagaagaagaaggcagCCCGGAGAAAGAGCGCCCACCAGAGGCGGAGTACATCAACTCCCGCTGCGTCCTTTTCACCTATTTCCAGGGAGACATCAGCTCTGTGGTGGACGAGCACTTCAGCCGGGCCCTGAGCCAGCCTAGCAGCTATTCCCCAAGCTGTACAAGCAGCAAAGCCCCGCGGAGCTCTGGGCCCTGGCGGG
- the VGLL2 gene encoding transcription cofactor vestigial-like protein 2 isoform X5, whose translation MSCLDVMYQVYGPPQPYFAAAYTPYHQKLAYYSKMQEAQECNASPSNSSGSGSSFSSQTPASIKEEEGSPEKERPPEAEYINSRCVLFTYFQGDISSVVDEHFSRALSQPSSYSPSCTSSKAPRSSGPWRDGSFPMSQRSFPASFWNSAYQTPVPAPLGSPLAAAHSELPFAAADPYSPAALHGHLHQGAAEPWHHAHPHHGHPHHPYALGGALGAQAAAYPRPAAVHEVYAPHFDPRYGPLLMPAASGRPARLAPAPAPAPGSPPCELSAKGEPAGATWAAPGGPFASPTGDVAGGLGLSVDSARRYSLCGASLLS comes from the exons ATGAGCTGTCTGGATGTTATGTACCAAGTCTACGGTCCTCCCCAGCCTTACTTCGCAGCCGCCTACACCCCTTACCACCAG AAACTAGCCTATTACTCCAAAATGCAGGAAGCCCAGGAGTGCAACGCCAGCCCCAGCAACAGCAGCGGCAGTGGCAGCTCCTTCTCCAGCCAAACTCCGGCTagtataaaagaagaagaaggcagCCCGGAGAAAGAGCGCCCACCAGAGGCGGAGTACATCAACTCCCGCTGCGTCCTTTTCACCTATTTCCAGGGAGACATCAGCTCTGTGGTGGACGAGCACTTCAGCCGGGCCCTGAGCCAGCCTAGCAGCTATTCCCCAAGCTGTACAAGCAGCAAAGCCCCGCGGAGCTCTGGGCCCTGGCGGG ACGGCTCCTTCCCGATGAGCCAGCGCAGCTTCCCCGCCTCCTTCTGGAACAGCGCTTACCAGACGCCGGTGCCCGCGCCGCTGGGCAGCCCTCTGGCCGCCGCTCACTCGGAGCTGCCCTTCGCCGCTGCCGACCCCTACTCGCCGGCCGCGCTGCACGGCCACCTGCACCAGGGCGCGGCAGAGCCCTGGCACCACGCGCATCCCCACCACGGGCATCCGCACCACCCCTACGCGCTGGGCGGCGCCCTCGGCGCCCAGGCCGCCGCCTACCCGCGGCCCGCCGCCGTGCACGAGGTCTACGCGCCGCACTTCGACCCGCGCTACGGGCCGCTGCTGATGCCCGCCGCCTCGGGGCGCCCGGCCCGCCTCGCTCCCGCGCCGGCCCCCGCGCCAGGCAGCCCGCCCTGTGAGCTCTCGGCCAAGGGCGAGCCGGCCGGCGCCACGTGGGCCGCGCCCGGGGGACCTTTCGCGAGCCCCACGGGGGACGTGGCCGGGGGTCTGGGCCTCAGCGTGGACTCAG
- the VGLL2 gene encoding transcription cofactor vestigial-like protein 2 isoform X4, which produces MSCLDVMYQVYGPPQPYFAAAYTPYHQKLAYYSKMQEAQECNASPSNSSGSGSSFSSQTPASIKEEEGSPEKERPPEAEYINSRCVLFTYFQGDISSVVDEHFSRALSQPSSYSPSCTSSKAPRSSGPWRDGSFPMSQRSFPASFWNSAYQTPVPAPLGSPLAAAHSELPFAAADPYSPAALHGHLHQGAAEPWHHAHPHHGHPHHPYALGGALGAQAAAYPRPAAVHEVYAPHFDPRYGPLLMPAASGRPARLAPAPAPAPGSPPCELSAKGEPAGATWAAPGGPFASPTGDVAGGLGLSVDSGKRERERGIPGPPLLPCAQTWAEAGTLLSSPWRPQ; this is translated from the exons ATGAGCTGTCTGGATGTTATGTACCAAGTCTACGGTCCTCCCCAGCCTTACTTCGCAGCCGCCTACACCCCTTACCACCAG AAACTAGCCTATTACTCCAAAATGCAGGAAGCCCAGGAGTGCAACGCCAGCCCCAGCAACAGCAGCGGCAGTGGCAGCTCCTTCTCCAGCCAAACTCCGGCTagtataaaagaagaagaaggcagCCCGGAGAAAGAGCGCCCACCAGAGGCGGAGTACATCAACTCCCGCTGCGTCCTTTTCACCTATTTCCAGGGAGACATCAGCTCTGTGGTGGACGAGCACTTCAGCCGGGCCCTGAGCCAGCCTAGCAGCTATTCCCCAAGCTGTACAAGCAGCAAAGCCCCGCGGAGCTCTGGGCCCTGGCGGG ACGGCTCCTTCCCGATGAGCCAGCGCAGCTTCCCCGCCTCCTTCTGGAACAGCGCTTACCAGACGCCGGTGCCCGCGCCGCTGGGCAGCCCTCTGGCCGCCGCTCACTCGGAGCTGCCCTTCGCCGCTGCCGACCCCTACTCGCCGGCCGCGCTGCACGGCCACCTGCACCAGGGCGCGGCAGAGCCCTGGCACCACGCGCATCCCCACCACGGGCATCCGCACCACCCCTACGCGCTGGGCGGCGCCCTCGGCGCCCAGGCCGCCGCCTACCCGCGGCCCGCCGCCGTGCACGAGGTCTACGCGCCGCACTTCGACCCGCGCTACGGGCCGCTGCTGATGCCCGCCGCCTCGGGGCGCCCGGCCCGCCTCGCTCCCGCGCCGGCCCCCGCGCCAGGCAGCCCGCCCTGTGAGCTCTCGGCCAAGGGCGAGCCGGCCGGCGCCACGTGGGCCGCGCCCGGGGGACCTTTCGCGAGCCCCACGGGGGACGTGGCCGGGGGTCTGGGCCTCAGCGTGGACTCAGGTAAGCGGGAGAGGGAACGTGGCATCCCCGGGCCCCCCCTGCTGCCCTGTGCCCAAACCTGGGCTGAGGCCGGGACCCTACTTAGTTCTCCTTGGAGACCCCAGTGA